The following are from one region of the Roseobacter fucihabitans genome:
- the ligA gene encoding NAD-dependent DNA ligase LigA — MDEASAQIELARLAKLLRQANDDYHGRDDPAISDADYDALKLRNVAIEKIFPHLKRADSPSEQIGAAPADGFSKVTHAVAMLSLSNAFDDEDIVDFDARVRKYLGKSADEKLEYTAEPKIDGLSLSLRYESGHLVQAATRGDGAVGENVTANARTITDIPQRLSGAPDVLEVRGEVYMSHPDFDALNARQRERGGKVFANPRNAAAGSLRQLDAEITRVRPLRFFAYAWGITSEPLADTQMAAIDRLAGLGFQTNPLTKRCMGPDDLLQQYAHIETSRATLGYDIDGVVYKVNDLKLQERLGFRSSTPRWATAHKFPAELAWTRLEAIDIQVGRTGALSPVARLIPVTVGGVVVSNATLHNEDYIAGRDSKGDVIRDGKDIRIGDWVQVYRAGDVIPKIADVDLEKRRDDAQPFVFPTICPQCQSAAIREEGDAVRRCSGGLICPAQAVEKLKHFVSRAAFDIEGLGAKQVEQFYKDGWIREPADIFELRTRYGDGIQQLKNREGWGEKSADNLFDAIDEKRKIALSRLIFSLGIRHVGEAASNMIALHYGTWESFDTAMRAAADQSGSAWEELIAIDGVGAVMAGSLTQTLVQQAERDSIDRLIKHLTVQPAARPDTQGSPVAGKIVVFTGTLEKMTRAEAKARAERLGAKVAGSVSAKTDLLVAGPGAGSKAKKAVALGIETLDEDGWLALIADA; from the coding sequence ATGGACGAGGCGTCCGCCCAAATTGAATTGGCGCGCTTGGCAAAGCTGCTCCGGCAGGCAAATGATGACTATCATGGCCGTGATGATCCGGCGATATCTGATGCGGATTATGATGCTCTGAAATTGCGCAACGTGGCGATCGAGAAGATCTTCCCACATCTGAAGCGCGCAGACAGCCCGTCTGAGCAAATCGGGGCCGCACCTGCGGATGGGTTTTCCAAAGTCACTCACGCGGTGGCGATGCTGTCCCTGTCCAATGCCTTTGATGACGAAGACATCGTTGATTTTGACGCACGCGTGCGGAAATACCTTGGAAAAAGCGCTGATGAAAAGCTGGAATACACGGCGGAGCCAAAGATCGATGGTCTTTCGTTGTCGCTGCGGTATGAATCTGGTCATTTAGTCCAGGCGGCAACGCGCGGCGACGGGGCGGTGGGCGAAAACGTTACCGCAAATGCACGCACGATCACCGATATCCCACAACGTCTGAGCGGTGCGCCGGATGTGCTGGAGGTGCGGGGCGAAGTATATATGTCCCACCCGGATTTTGACGCTTTGAATGCCCGCCAGCGTGAGCGCGGTGGTAAGGTTTTTGCCAATCCGCGCAACGCTGCCGCGGGATCCTTACGCCAGTTAGATGCAGAGATTACGCGTGTCCGGCCCTTGCGGTTTTTTGCCTACGCCTGGGGGATCACATCAGAACCTCTCGCCGACACGCAGATGGCAGCGATTGACCGACTGGCCGGCCTTGGTTTTCAGACAAACCCCCTGACCAAAAGGTGTATGGGACCGGATGATCTTTTACAGCAATACGCGCACATTGAGACGAGTCGCGCTACGCTCGGGTATGATATCGACGGTGTCGTTTACAAGGTAAATGATCTGAAGCTGCAAGAAAGGCTTGGTTTCCGTTCGAGCACACCCAGATGGGCAACGGCGCATAAATTTCCTGCCGAACTCGCGTGGACCCGTCTGGAAGCGATTGATATTCAGGTTGGCAGGACGGGTGCGCTCTCGCCGGTCGCGCGGTTAATCCCGGTGACGGTTGGAGGGGTGGTTGTTTCGAACGCAACTCTTCACAACGAGGACTATATCGCCGGACGGGACAGCAAAGGCGATGTCATCAGGGACGGCAAAGATATTCGCATCGGTGATTGGGTGCAGGTTTACCGCGCGGGTGATGTCATCCCGAAAATTGCTGATGTTGACTTGGAAAAACGCCGGGATGACGCGCAACCTTTTGTTTTTCCAACCATTTGCCCGCAATGCCAAAGTGCTGCGATCCGGGAGGAAGGCGATGCTGTCAGGCGATGCAGTGGCGGCTTGATTTGCCCGGCGCAGGCGGTTGAGAAACTCAAACATTTTGTGTCACGTGCGGCCTTTGACATCGAAGGGCTGGGGGCCAAGCAGGTCGAGCAGTTTTACAAAGACGGCTGGATCAGGGAACCGGCTGACATCTTTGAGCTCCGCACCCGTTATGGTGACGGGATACAACAACTTAAAAACCGAGAGGGTTGGGGCGAGAAATCCGCCGACAACCTCTTTGACGCCATTGACGAGAAGCGTAAAATTGCTCTGTCGCGGTTGATTTTTTCTTTGGGTATCAGGCATGTGGGCGAAGCTGCGTCGAATATGATCGCCCTGCATTATGGCACCTGGGAGAGTTTTGATACGGCCATGCGCGCTGCGGCGGATCAATCAGGTTCTGCCTGGGAGGAATTGATCGCAATTGATGGTGTGGGGGCTGTCATGGCGGGATCCTTGACGCAAACCCTGGTGCAACAGGCAGAACGGGACTCGATCGACCGGCTGATAAAACATCTGACGGTGCAACCCGCGGCACGCCCTGACACGCAAGGCAGCCCTGTTGCCGGTAAAATCGTGGTCTTTACCGGAACTTTGGAGAAAATGACCCGCGCAGAGGCCAAAGCACGCGCTGAACGTCTTGGTGCAAAGGTTGCAGGGTCCGTGTCGGCTAAAACGGATTTGCTGGTGGCCGGACCGGGCGCGGGATCAAAGGCAAAGAAAGCCGTCGCACTCGGCATCGAAACGCTGGATGAGGACGGCTGGCTTGCTTTGATTGCGGACGCATGA
- the ctrA gene encoding response regulator transcription factor CtrA has protein sequence MRVLLVEDDPTTSKSIELMLTHANLNVYATDLGEEGIDLAKLYDYDLILLDLDLPDMNGHEVLRQLRLSRIETPILILSGADDTENKIKGFGFGADDYLTKPFHREELVARIHAIIRRSKGHSQSVIDTGLISVNLDAKTVSSDNKAVHLTGKEYQMLELLSLRKGTTLTKEMFLNHLYGGMDEPELKIIDVFICKLRKKLSVATGGENYIETVWGRGYVLRDPEPSQVDDPHRLAVGA, from the coding sequence ATGCGCGTACTTCTAGTGGAAGACGATCCGACCACCTCAAAAAGCATTGAGCTAATGCTTACTCATGCAAATCTGAACGTCTATGCGACGGATCTTGGGGAGGAAGGGATCGATCTTGCGAAATTGTACGACTATGATCTGATACTGCTGGATCTTGATTTGCCGGATATGAATGGTCATGAAGTTTTACGGCAGCTTCGATTGTCCCGGATTGAGACACCCATTCTGATCTTATCGGGTGCTGATGATACCGAGAATAAGATCAAAGGGTTCGGCTTTGGCGCGGATGATTACCTGACGAAACCTTTCCACAGAGAAGAGCTTGTTGCACGGATCCATGCGATCATCCGCCGTTCCAAGGGGCATTCGCAATCGGTGATCGATACCGGGCTGATTTCTGTCAATCTGGACGCCAAAACAGTCAGCTCTGACAATAAGGCGGTCCATCTGACGGGCAAGGAGTATCAGATGTTGGAGCTTTTGTCGCTGCGTAAGGGGACGACACTGACCAAAGAGATGTTTCTTAACCATCTATATGGCGGGATGGATGAGCCTGAACTAAAAATCATCGATGTTTTCATTTGCAAGCTGCGCAAAAAACTAAGTGTCGCAACCGGTGGTGAGAACTACATCGAAACGGTCTGGGGCCGGGGATATGTTCTGCGGGACCCGGAGCCTAGCCAGGTAGATGATCCACACCGCCTGGCTGTTGGTGCCTAA
- a CDS encoding DUF1153 domain-containing protein, with protein MYLKKVDGPRSVTLADGSVMTLADLPPDNTRRWVASRKAAVVRGVAYGLITQSDALKKYQISEDEFHEWVKAVSEHGENALKATALQKYRQP; from the coding sequence ATGTATCTGAAAAAAGTAGATGGTCCGCGGTCAGTAACGCTAGCGGATGGCAGTGTCATGACGCTTGCGGATTTGCCGCCCGATAATACCAGGCGGTGGGTTGCATCCCGAAAGGCAGCGGTTGTGCGCGGTGTTGCCTATGGTTTGATAACGCAAAGTGACGCGTTGAAGAAGTATCAGATCAGTGAAGATGAGTTTCATGAATGGGTCAAAGCGGTGTCTGAGCATGGTGAAAATGCTCTGAAAGCGACGGCGCTACAAAAATATAGACAACCATAA
- the mnmA gene encoding tRNA 2-thiouridine(34) synthase MnmA encodes MPLDHVHPLNSLGFAKSPAETRVVVAMSGGVDSSVVAAMLAEEGYDVVGVTLQLYDHGAALAKKGACCAGLDIHDARRVAEKMGFPHYVLDYENIFKDAVIDEFADSYLGGATPVPCIRCNERVKFKDLLETAKDLEADCMATGHYIQRHEGSKGAQLHAAADGVRDQSYFLFSTTPEQLDFLRFPLGHLKSKAETRALAAKYDLSVADKPDSQDICFVPNGDYASVILKLRPEAADPGEIIHTDGRVLGRHDGVINYTIGQRRGLGIGGLADPLYVVKLDPDTKSVVVGPKEMLATRTVPVREINWLGDEDFMSREEWHLAVKVRSTRPPTDAIIRPLSATQATVELVTPEQGVSPGQACVFYDPDSTRIYGGGWIHKG; translated from the coding sequence ATGCCGCTGGATCACGTGCACCCGTTGAACTCACTTGGCTTTGCCAAATCCCCCGCCGAAACACGCGTGGTCGTTGCGATGTCGGGCGGCGTGGATAGCTCTGTTGTCGCTGCTATGCTGGCCGAAGAGGGCTATGATGTGGTCGGTGTCACGCTGCAACTTTATGATCACGGCGCGGCTCTGGCCAAGAAAGGTGCGTGCTGTGCGGGCCTTGATATTCACGACGCACGGCGGGTCGCAGAGAAGATGGGCTTCCCCCATTACGTCCTGGATTATGAGAACATTTTTAAGGATGCGGTGATTGACGAGTTCGCTGACAGCTATCTGGGCGGTGCAACCCCGGTGCCCTGTATCCGCTGCAACGAGAGGGTGAAGTTCAAGGATCTACTGGAAACGGCAAAGGACCTGGAGGCGGATTGCATGGCCACAGGGCATTACATCCAGCGACATGAGGGAAGCAAAGGTGCCCAATTGCACGCCGCCGCGGACGGTGTGCGCGATCAAAGCTACTTCCTGTTTTCCACCACCCCCGAACAACTCGACTTCCTGCGCTTTCCGCTGGGACATCTGAAATCCAAGGCCGAAACCCGCGCGCTGGCCGCCAAATATGATCTCAGCGTTGCGGATAAACCCGACAGCCAGGACATCTGCTTTGTGCCAAACGGGGATTATGCTTCCGTGATCCTGAAACTGCGCCCGGAAGCCGCTGACCCGGGTGAAATCATCCATACAGACGGGCGCGTTCTGGGACGGCATGACGGCGTGATCAACTATACGATTGGCCAAAGGCGCGGCCTCGGGATTGGCGGGCTTGCCGATCCGCTTTACGTGGTAAAGCTGGACCCGGACACGAAATCCGTCGTTGTCGGCCCCAAAGAAATGCTTGCGACAAGAACAGTGCCCGTACGCGAAATCAATTGGCTCGGCGATGAAGACTTCATGTCCCGAGAAGAATGGCATCTGGCCGTGAAGGTGCGCTCAACCCGCCCGCCGACCGACGCCATCATCCGTCCTCTGAGCGCGACACAAGCCACCGTGGAGCTCGTGACCCCTGAACAGGGCGTCTCCCCCGGTCAGGCCTGCGTCTTTTATGACCCCGACAGCACGCGCATCTACGGCGGCGGCTGGATCCACAAAGGCTGA
- the lpxB gene encoding lipid-A-disaccharide synthase, with protein MRVFIIAGEPSGDKLGGALMRGLRQLRPDVAFEGIGGADMQEQGLQSLFPMEELSVMGIAEILPKYRSLMARINETAAAVVRSKPDVLITIDSPDFCLRVARRVKSVSRIRTVHYVAPTVWAWRAGRAKKMAQVIDQVLALFPFEPPLMSVDGMVCDFVGHPVVAEPRATPEEVSAFRAAHEIGTGPMLLVLPGSRRGEVARLASVFGQSIASLKAQHEDLKVVVPAAAPVVELVRAEVSKWPVNATVLDPRGMSLMDAGRLKRAAFQAGDIALAASGTVSLELAAARTPMVIAYKMNWLSFRLIKAMALVDTVTLVNLVSDTRVVPDFLGPECQPDRIAEALLGLLRAPEAQLAAMEVTMQRLGEGGEDPGLRAAKAVLARL; from the coding sequence ATGCGCGTTTTCATCATTGCAGGCGAGCCGTCGGGCGACAAATTGGGCGGTGCGTTGATGCGAGGGTTGCGCCAATTGCGCCCTGACGTTGCGTTCGAGGGTATTGGCGGCGCGGACATGCAGGAACAGGGGCTGCAAAGCCTGTTTCCCATGGAAGAGTTAAGCGTCATGGGGATTGCCGAGATATTGCCGAAATACCGCTCCCTGATGGCGCGGATCAATGAGACGGCGGCGGCGGTGGTGCGTTCAAAACCGGATGTGTTGATCACCATCGACAGCCCGGACTTTTGTCTGCGCGTGGCGCGCCGTGTGAAATCGGTCAGTCGGATCAGAACGGTGCATTATGTGGCCCCCACGGTTTGGGCGTGGCGGGCGGGGCGTGCGAAAAAGATGGCGCAGGTCATCGATCAGGTTCTGGCCCTGTTTCCCTTTGAGCCGCCCTTGATGTCAGTCGATGGCATGGTGTGTGATTTTGTCGGGCATCCGGTGGTTGCAGAGCCCAGGGCGACCCCCGAAGAGGTATCGGCGTTTCGAGCCGCACATGAGATCGGTACGGGCCCCATGCTTCTGGTCTTGCCGGGATCGCGGCGGGGTGAGGTTGCGCGTTTGGCCTCAGTGTTTGGGCAGTCGATTGCGTCGCTCAAAGCGCAGCATGAGGATTTGAAGGTGGTTGTACCGGCGGCGGCCCCTGTTGTGGAGCTGGTGCGCGCGGAAGTGTCGAAATGGCCTGTGAACGCGACAGTGTTGGATCCGCGTGGTATGTCGTTGATGGATGCGGGGCGTTTGAAGCGCGCAGCGTTCCAGGCTGGCGATATTGCGCTGGCGGCCTCTGGCACCGTGTCGCTGGAATTGGCGGCGGCGCGCACGCCGATGGTGATTGCCTATAAGATGAATTGGTTGAGCTTTCGGTTGATAAAGGCGATGGCGCTGGTGGATACGGTCACCTTGGTCAATTTGGTGTCGGACACGCGCGTTGTCCCCGATTTTCTGGGACCGGAGTGTCAGCCTGACCGCATTGCCGAGGCGCTCTTGGGGTTGCTGCGCGCTCCAGAGGCGCAATTGGCGGCGATGGAGGTGACCATGCAGCGCCTTGGTGAAGGCGGAGAAGACCCCGGTTTACGCGCGGCAAAAGCGGTTCTGGCGCGTTTGTGA
- a CDS encoding LpxI family protein — MLALIAGRGGLPARIAGAQPVAPLICALRGFEPEGLEAEIVFRLEHLGSLLADLKARGVDEICLCGAIERPPLDPSALDGATLPLVPTIMKAMSTGDDGALRAVIAVFEAQGFKVTAAQDLAADLLVGEGVLSAVQPDERMLLDADRGAAVLAALAPLDVGQGCVVGAGLVWGIETLGGTDHLLETLPSGVAKTRAILVKQAKTGQDRRVDMPTIGPDTIAAAARAGLAGLAGIRVEAGSVILLEPDATIAAADAAGLVLWARKSP, encoded by the coding sequence ATGCTTGCCCTTATCGCAGGACGCGGGGGGCTGCCCGCACGGATCGCAGGGGCGCAACCGGTGGCACCGCTGATCTGCGCCTTGCGGGGGTTTGAGCCCGAAGGTCTAGAGGCCGAGATCGTGTTTCGTCTGGAACATCTGGGTTCGCTTCTGGCGGATCTGAAGGCGCGCGGGGTGGATGAGATCTGCCTTTGCGGGGCGATTGAACGCCCGCCGCTGGACCCTTCGGCATTGGACGGCGCAACCCTCCCGTTGGTTCCCACGATCATGAAGGCGATGAGTACGGGAGATGACGGGGCGCTGCGCGCGGTCATCGCGGTGTTTGAGGCCCAAGGTTTCAAGGTAACGGCGGCGCAGGATCTGGCCGCGGACCTCCTGGTGGGCGAGGGCGTTTTGAGTGCTGTGCAACCGGATGAGCGGATGCTGTTGGATGCGGATCGGGGCGCGGCGGTGCTGGCGGCTCTGGCCCCCTTGGATGTCGGGCAGGGTTGTGTCGTCGGGGCTGGATTAGTCTGGGGCATCGAGACGCTGGGGGGGACGGATCATCTTTTGGAAACCTTGCCGTCTGGCGTCGCAAAGACGCGGGCCATTTTGGTCAAACAGGCGAAAACAGGTCAGGATCGCCGTGTCGATATGCCCACAATCGGCCCCGATACTATCGCCGCCGCAGCCCGTGCGGGCCTTGCGGGCCTTGCGGGGATACGCGTTGAGGCAGGGTCGGTCATTTTGTTGGAACCCGATGCCACCATCGCCGCTGCGGATGCGGCGGGTTTGGTGCTTTGGGCGCGCAAAAGCCCCTGA
- the lpxA gene encoding acyl-ACP--UDP-N-acetylglucosamine O-acyltransferase, with translation MGNIHASAVIEEGAQIDETAIIGPFCMVGADVSLGAGVHLKSHVVVTGRTEIGADTVVFPFAVIGEIPQDLKFKGEATRLVIGKRNRIREHVTMNCGTEAGGGVTRIGDDGLFMAGCHIAHDAVIGDRCIIVNSVAIAGHCVLEDDVIVGGLSGVHQFVRIGRGAIIGAVTMVTNDVIPYGLVQAPRGELDGLNLVGLKRRGVARSDITALRAAFQMLAQGEGTFHDRAVRLSEETTSDYVRQIVDFILADSGRHFLTPR, from the coding sequence ATGGGCAACATTCATGCCAGCGCCGTAATTGAAGAGGGCGCACAGATTGATGAAACGGCCATCATCGGCCCGTTTTGCATGGTTGGTGCGGATGTCTCGCTGGGCGCGGGTGTGCACCTCAAGAGCCATGTGGTTGTGACCGGGCGCACCGAAATTGGTGCGGATACGGTGGTGTTCCCCTTTGCGGTCATCGGCGAAATCCCACAGGACCTCAAGTTCAAGGGCGAAGCGACGCGGCTGGTGATCGGTAAACGCAATCGTATCCGTGAGCATGTGACGATGAATTGTGGCACCGAGGCGGGGGGCGGTGTGACGCGCATCGGTGATGATGGGTTGTTCATGGCGGGCTGCCATATCGCGCATGACGCGGTCATTGGGGATCGTTGCATCATCGTGAATTCGGTGGCGATTGCCGGGCATTGCGTGCTGGAGGATGATGTGATCGTCGGCGGGTTGTCGGGCGTGCATCAATTCGTGCGCATCGGACGCGGGGCGATCATCGGGGCGGTCACGATGGTGACGAATGACGTGATCCCATATGGTCTGGTGCAGGCTCCGCGGGGCGAACTCGATGGGCTCAATCTGGTCGGGCTGAAGCGGCGCGGCGTGGCGCGCTCCGACATCACCGCCTTGCGCGCGGCGTTTCAGATGTTGGCGCAGGGCGAGGGGACGTTCCATGATCGTGCAGTGCGTCTGTCAGAGGAAACCACAAGCGATTACGTGCGCCAGATCGTTGATTTCATTCTGGCCGACAGCGGTCGTCATTTTCTGACGCCGCGCTGA
- the fabZ gene encoding 3-hydroxyacyl-ACP dehydratase FabZ codes for MTSPQTSADIQMIQRILPHRYPFLLVDKVVDIDGTASAMGIKNVTMNEPHFQGHFPGLPIMPGVTIVEAMAQTAAVMVGVTLEMADKEMKVYFMAIDKAKFRRKVVPGDVLEMRLQTLRGKPGGKVWRFGGVASVEGEMAAECEFTAMMDLG; via the coding sequence ATGACGAGCCCTCAAACCAGCGCCGATATTCAGATGATCCAGCGCATCCTGCCGCATCGGTATCCCTTCCTTCTGGTTGATAAGGTGGTCGATATCGACGGCACGGCTTCCGCCATGGGCATCAAGAATGTGACGATGAACGAGCCCCATTTTCAGGGGCATTTTCCGGGCTTGCCGATCATGCCGGGCGTTACAATCGTGGAGGCCATGGCCCAGACGGCGGCGGTCATGGTTGGCGTGACGCTGGAGATGGCGGATAAAGAGATGAAGGTCTATTTCATGGCCATCGACAAGGCCAAGTTCCGGCGCAAAGTCGTGCCGGGCGATGTGTTGGAGATGCGCCTGCAGACCCTGCGTGGCAAGCCCGGCGGCAAGGTCTGGCGCTTTGGCGGCGTGGCGTCGGTGGAGGGTGAAATGGCGGCGGAATGTGAATTCACCGCGATGATGGACCTAGGCTAG
- a CDS encoding OmpH family outer membrane protein yields the protein MRHAAALFTLLICLSIWGGQSTAQSTRIGPVQTPILTIDSDRLFAESAFGKRVVEEFEARGATLAAENRRIEEALSAEEKALTETRETLPPADFRLLADEFDEKVQATRRTQDAKTRDLNVALEGRRVVFLNAAAPILETLMRESGAAVILERRSIFLSATAIDITRTAIARLDSVLGDGIAAPEQP from the coding sequence ATGCGGCATGCGGCGGCGCTTTTCACACTCCTGATCTGCCTGTCGATCTGGGGGGGGCAATCCACAGCGCAATCTACGCGTATCGGTCCTGTGCAAACGCCGATCCTGACCATTGATTCGGATCGTTTATTTGCGGAGAGCGCTTTTGGGAAACGTGTGGTGGAGGAGTTCGAGGCGCGCGGCGCAACACTTGCCGCGGAAAACCGCAGGATCGAAGAGGCTTTGAGCGCCGAAGAAAAGGCGCTGACCGAGACCCGAGAGACGTTGCCGCCGGCGGATTTCCGACTGCTTGCCGATGAGTTTGACGAGAAGGTGCAGGCGACGCGGCGCACGCAGGACGCCAAGACGCGAGACCTGAATGTGGCGCTGGAGGGACGCAGGGTTGTATTCCTCAATGCGGCAGCACCGATCCTTGAAACGCTGATGCGGGAATCCGGTGCCGCCGTCATCCTGGAGCGGCGGTCGATTTTTCTGAGCGCCACTGCCATCGATATCACCCGCACCGCCATCGCGCGTCTGGACAGCGTCCTCGGGGACGGCATTGCGGCACCCGAACAACCCTGA
- the bamA gene encoding outer membrane protein assembly factor BamA, translating to MTEGTSSNGSQRLKQFKKLKQSLQLGSVCLVLSAAWIAPATQVLAQQYTLNSVSIDGNVRVGDAAILTRAGIVPGQTLSAAQLNAALQRLNGSGLFESVNFDPQGNSLRITVVEFPTINRISFEGNARIDDEALAAAINSNERRVFNPSEAERDAGLIADAYANEGRLAAKVTPTIIRRSDNRVDLVFEIFEGDNIEIERLSFVGNRNYSDRRLRRVLDTKQAGFLRAFVRSDLLVADRIEFDKQLLRDFYLSRGYVDFRTNSVNAELTEERDAYFLVFDVQEGQQFRFGEITVTSDVPGAESDIYRAIAKIKPGVVYSPSLLEADIARMERQSLRDGVDFLRVEPRVTRDDQNLRLNVEYVLTRGPRIFVERIDVEGNTTTLDQVIRRQFNSVEGDPFNPREIREAAERIRALGYFENAEVNAREGSSPDQVIVDVDVVEAPTGSFSFGASFSNNDGIGFAIRFAEENFLGRGQRLALNVQTTEDSRRYGINFVEPAFLGRELAFGLRLDIAETDSSFTTYDTERFLFQPSLTFPVAENTRLQLRYTLDESEMQARSTPINGPVIGNEIAVGEQLTSSLGYELTYDTRLTGLDPNSGYLLEFGQDFAGLGGDAQFIKTTGRIVGQTKVLSEEVTLRATLEGGALSWSGGTNRAVDRFLLNTNIIRGFEPGGIGPRDLTTGGEDPLGGNLYVAARFEAEFPLGLPEEYGITGGLFYDVGNLWDLSDVNVAGGNIVGEGGSFRHVIGFAILWNTPVGPLRFNFTDALVKEDFDRDQTFELTLSTSF from the coding sequence ATGACAGAGGGCACATCGAGCAACGGCTCGCAAAGGCTTAAGCAATTCAAAAAACTGAAACAATCGCTGCAACTTGGAAGCGTTTGTCTGGTTTTATCAGCGGCTTGGATCGCACCCGCGACGCAGGTTCTGGCGCAACAATACACTTTGAATTCGGTCTCGATCGACGGAAACGTGCGGGTGGGGGATGCAGCGATCCTGACACGCGCGGGAATCGTTCCGGGTCAGACGCTGAGCGCGGCGCAGTTGAACGCAGCACTTCAGCGGTTGAACGGGTCCGGATTGTTTGAATCCGTGAATTTCGACCCGCAGGGCAATTCGCTTCGTATCACGGTGGTGGAATTCCCCACGATCAACCGGATCAGCTTTGAGGGCAATGCGCGCATCGATGATGAAGCGCTCGCCGCGGCAATCAATTCCAATGAGCGGCGCGTGTTCAATCCTTCTGAGGCGGAGCGCGACGCGGGGTTGATCGCGGATGCCTATGCCAATGAAGGGCGTCTTGCGGCCAAGGTGACGCCGACCATCATCCGCCGGTCCGACAACCGTGTCGATCTGGTGTTCGAGATTTTTGAGGGCGATAACATCGAAATCGAACGCCTCAGCTTTGTCGGTAACCGCAATTATTCGGATCGCCGGTTGCGGCGTGTTCTGGATACCAAGCAGGCGGGTTTCCTGCGTGCCTTTGTACGTTCGGATTTGCTGGTGGCAGACCGCATCGAGTTCGACAAGCAACTCTTGCGCGATTTCTATCTCTCGCGGGGCTATGTTGATTTCCGCACGAATTCCGTGAATGCCGAGCTGACCGAAGAGCGGGACGCCTATTTCCTGGTCTTTGATGTTCAGGAAGGCCAGCAGTTCCGTTTCGGCGAAATTACCGTGACCAGCGATGTGCCGGGGGCGGAGTCCGATATCTACCGCGCCATTGCCAAGATCAAGCCGGGCGTGGTCTATTCGCCCTCCTTGCTGGAGGCCGACATCGCCCGCATGGAGCGCCAATCGCTGCGCGATGGCGTAGATTTTCTGCGGGTCGAGCCGCGCGTGACACGCGATGACCAGAACCTGCGCCTAAATGTGGAATATGTGCTGACCCGCGGGCCGCGCATCTTTGTTGAGCGCATTGATGTGGAGGGCAACACGACCACTCTGGATCAGGTGATCCGCCGCCAGTTCAACAGTGTCGAGGGCGACCCGTTCAACCCGCGCGAAATCCGCGAGGCCGCTGAGCGCATCCGGGCGTTGGGGTATTTTGAAAATGCCGAGGTGAACGCGCGCGAAGGGTCCTCGCCCGATCAGGTGATTGTGGATGTCGATGTGGTGGAGGCCCCAACCGGATCCTTTAGCTTTGGTGCGTCCTTCTCCAACAACGACGGTATCGGCTTTGCCATTCGCTTTGCCGAAGAGAACTTTCTCGGGCGGGGCCAGCGCCTGGCATTGAACGTGCAGACTACCGAAGATTCGCGTCGCTATGGGATCAATTTTGTGGAGCCCGCCTTTTTGGGGCGCGAACTGGCCTTTGGTTTGCGACTGGATATTGCAGAGACGGACAGCTCCTTTACCACCTATGACACCGAGCGCTTCCTGTTTCAGCCCTCCCTGACCTTCCCGGTGGCCGAAAACACCCGTCTCCAGTTGCGCTACACTCTGGACGAGTCCGAGATGCAGGCTCGCAGCACACCGATCAACGGCCCGGTCATTGGCAATGAGATCGCCGTGGGCGAGCAGCTGACCAGTTCGCTTGGATATGAGTTGACCTATGATACCCGTCTGACCGGGCTGGATCCCAATTCCGGCTATTTGTTGGAATTCGGCCAGGATTTCGCGGGTCTGGGCGGGGATGCGCAATTCATCAAGACCACGGGTCGCATTGTCGGGCAGACAAAAGTGCTGAGCGAAGAAGTGACCCTGCGTGCCACGCTTGAGGGCGGCGCATTGTCGTGGTCGGGGGGGACAAACCGGGCCGTGGACCGCTTCTTGCTGAACACCAACATCATCCGGGGCTTTGAGCCCGGCGGGATTGGCCCGCGCGATCTGACCACGGGCGGCGAAGATCCGCTTGGCGGTAACCTTTATGTGGCGGCGCGTTTTGAGGCGGAGTTCCCGCTCGGTCTGCCAGAGGAATACGGGATCACCGGGGGCTTGTTCTATGACGTGGGCAACCTGTGGGATCTGAGCGATGTGAATGTTGCGGGCGGAAACATCGTGGGCGAGGGGGGGTCGTTCCGCCATGTCATCGGCTTTGCGATCCTGTGGAACACGCCTGTAGGCCCGCTGCGGTTCAACTTCACGGACGCGCTGGTCAAGGAAGATTTCGACCGGGACCAGACGTTTGAACTGACGCTCAGTACGTCTTTCTGA